The Glycine max cultivar Williams 82 chromosome 12, Glycine_max_v4.0, whole genome shotgun sequence genome window below encodes:
- the LOC106795376 gene encoding expansin-A12 → MGPLVISSRFLWYFCFVLSAVRVVHVQANNGWLNAHATFYGANQNPTTLGGACGYDDTFHAGFGVNTAAVSTMLFRDGEVCGACYQVMCDYRADPKWCLISRGVTVTATNFCPPNNHGGWCDPPYHHFDMSMPAFFRIARQGNEGIVPVLYRRVACKRRGGVRFTLKGQSNFNMVMISNVGGSGDVKVVWIRGSRSGAWLPMHRNWGANWQSSADLRNQRLSFKMTLVDGKTLVFLNVVPSTWRFGQTFSSKSQFF, encoded by the exons ATGGGTCCTCTTGTGATTTCTTCAAGGTTTCTTTGGTATTTTTGCTTTGTTCTAAGTGCAGTTAGAGTAGTCCACGTACAAGCTAATAACGGTTGGCTTAACGCTCATGCAACGTTCTATGGGGCCAATCAAAATCCCACCACCCTTG GGGGAGCATGTGGCTACGATGACACCTTTCATGCTGGGTTTGGTGTGAACACCGCAGCAGTCAGCACCATGCTATTCAGAGACGGGGAGGTTTGTGGTGCATGCTACCAGGTGATGTGTGACTATAGGGCAGACCCAAAATGGTGCCTTATTAGTCGCGGGGTGACAGTAACCGCCACAAACTTTTGCCCTCCGAACAACCACGGAGGGTGGTGTGACCCCCCTTACCATCACTTCGACATGTCTATGCCTGCTTTCTTTCGCATTGCACGACAAGGCAATGAAGGCATTGTTCCTGTCCTTTATAGAAG GGTGGCATGCAAAAGAAGAGGGGGAGTGAGGTTCACATTGAAGGGGCAATCCAACTTCAACATGGTGATGATATCCAATGTTGGTGGGAGTGGGGATGTGAAGGTTGTGTGGATCAGAGGATCCAGAAGTGGGGCATGGCTCCCAATGCACAGGAACTGGGGAGCCAACTGGCAGAGCAGTGCAGATCTCAGAAACCAAAGACTCTCGTTCAAGATGACATTGGTTGATGGGAAGACACTAGTGTTCCTCAATGTGGTGCCTTCCACTTGGAGGTTTGGACAGACTTTTTCATCCAAGAGTCAGTTCTTTTAG